From Brucella pseudogrignonensis, a single genomic window includes:
- the cobW gene encoding cobalamin biosynthesis protein CobW — MQGQKIPATVITGFLGSGKTTMIRNLLENANGKRIALIINEFGDLGVDGGILKGCGIESCREEDVIELNNGCICCTVADDFIPTMTKLLDRADRPDHIVIETSGLALPQPLVAAFNWPEIKTQVTVDGVVTVIDAAAVAEGRFADDHDKVDAQRAADESLDHESPLEELFEDQIHAADLIVLNKADLVDPSKLDSVKADVAERSSRRVNMVPASFGKLGADVLLGLGVGTEDDIANRKSHHEIHHADGHEHDHDEFESFVVEAGSVADPKAFTEKLKAVIAEHDVLRLKGFVDVPGKPMRLVVQAVGQRIEHYFDRPWGKDEVRNTRLVVIGLHEIDEQAITKAVKDAVS, encoded by the coding sequence ATGCAGGGACAAAAGATTCCAGCGACCGTAATCACCGGCTTCTTAGGTTCCGGCAAGACAACGATGATCCGCAATCTGCTGGAAAACGCCAATGGCAAGCGTATTGCGCTCATTATCAATGAGTTTGGCGATCTGGGCGTCGATGGCGGAATTCTGAAAGGCTGTGGTATTGAAAGCTGCCGTGAGGAAGATGTGATCGAACTTAACAATGGCTGCATCTGCTGCACCGTTGCCGATGATTTTATTCCGACCATGACCAAGCTTCTGGATCGTGCGGATCGTCCTGATCATATCGTGATCGAAACTTCCGGCCTGGCACTGCCTCAGCCGCTGGTCGCTGCTTTCAACTGGCCTGAAATCAAGACGCAGGTGACGGTCGACGGCGTGGTGACAGTTATTGATGCCGCGGCCGTTGCTGAAGGCCGCTTTGCTGACGACCACGACAAGGTAGACGCTCAACGTGCAGCGGATGAATCTCTTGACCATGAAAGCCCTTTAGAGGAACTTTTTGAGGATCAGATTCATGCAGCTGACCTTATTGTTTTGAACAAGGCTGATCTGGTTGATCCATCGAAACTTGATAGCGTGAAGGCCGATGTGGCGGAACGCTCATCGCGCCGCGTCAACATGGTGCCAGCAAGCTTCGGCAAGCTTGGTGCGGACGTGCTGCTCGGCCTTGGCGTGGGTACGGAAGACGATATTGCCAACCGCAAGTCGCATCATGAAATCCATCATGCTGATGGCCATGAGCACGATCACGATGAGTTTGAAAGCTTTGTGGTCGAAGCAGGCTCGGTTGCTGATCCAAAGGCATTTACTGAAAAGCTCAAGGCTGTGATTGCGGAACACGATGTTCTGCGTCTCAAAGGCTTTGTCGATGTGCCGGGCAAGCCGATGCGTCTGGTTGTGCAGGCCGTTGGCCAGCGTATTGAGCATTATTTCGACCGCCCATGGGGCAAGGATGAAGTGCGCAATACGCGCCTTGTCGTCATTGGTCTGCATGAGATTGACGAGCAGGCAATCACCAAAGCCGTGAAAGACGCCGTTTCGTAA
- a CDS encoding CbtB domain-containing protein gives MAARTQNSVPSTLAMPLATRLATAVVSLLLGAFLIYGVGLAHSDTLHDSAHDTRHSYGFPCH, from the coding sequence ATGGCTGCACGTACCCAAAATTCTGTTCCCAGCACTTTAGCTATGCCGCTCGCAACGCGTCTTGCCACCGCAGTCGTTTCGCTGCTTCTCGGTGCATTTCTGATTTACGGCGTGGGTCTCGCCCATTCCGATACGCTGCACGATTCAGCGCATGATACGCGCCATTCATATGGGTTTCCTTGCCACTAA
- a CDS encoding CbtA family protein, translating to MLIRYLLATLAAGLLAGLLVTPAMYLKTVPLIIQAETYEDAGGSHSHGDAAEAAAPHDHAAAATSEGEDEAGAELPFGRLGNTILANLVAGAGFALLLGGVALLLGRRITPQNGIFWGVAGFFAVAFLPALGLSPELPAMPAADLAQRQLWWILTVVLSGVGIYLLVLHGEIISKIFGLVLIIAPHLYGAPHPEDIASPIPSLLASQYAVASLATNLFMWAVIGLALGWFIQAYATSDIEG from the coding sequence ATGTTGATCCGTTATCTTCTGGCCACGCTTGCTGCTGGCCTTTTGGCAGGGCTTCTGGTGACGCCTGCCATGTATTTGAAAACTGTTCCGCTGATTATTCAGGCGGAAACTTATGAAGACGCTGGTGGAAGTCATAGTCATGGTGATGCAGCCGAAGCGGCTGCACCGCACGATCATGCAGCAGCTGCAACCAGCGAAGGTGAAGATGAGGCCGGGGCAGAACTGCCGTTTGGTCGTCTGGGGAATACTATTCTCGCTAATCTCGTTGCGGGGGCAGGTTTTGCATTACTTCTCGGCGGTGTTGCTCTGTTGCTTGGTCGTCGTATTACGCCGCAGAACGGTATTTTCTGGGGTGTGGCCGGTTTCTTTGCAGTCGCTTTCCTGCCAGCTCTGGGGCTTTCGCCGGAACTGCCTGCGATGCCTGCCGCTGATCTGGCGCAGCGTCAGCTCTGGTGGATTTTGACGGTGGTGTTGAGCGGTGTCGGCATTTATTTGCTGGTTTTGCATGGTGAGATCATCTCCAAAATTTTCGGACTTGTGTTGATTATCGCACCACATCTTTATGGGGCACCGCATCCTGAAGATATTGCATCGCCAATCCCATCACTGCTTGCTTCGCAATATGCTGTCGCATCGCTTGCAACAAACTTGTTCATGTGGGCCGTCATTGGTCTTGCGCTGGGCTGGTTCATTCAGGCTTATGCAACGTCAGATATTGAAGGCTGA
- the cobU gene encoding bifunctional adenosylcobinamide kinase/adenosylcobinamide-phosphate guanylyltransferase, which yields MALPRNENAKITFVLGGARSGKSSFAEKLVEDSGLQPVYLATGRAFDTEMESRISIHRNRRGSEWQTVEEPLDLVGALQKHVGHDRFVLVDCLTLWTTNLMMAEQNIAAETKTLIAALPQLSGPVVFVSNEVGLGIVPENRMAREFRDHAGFLHQAVASVADEVYFMAAGLPLKMKG from the coding sequence ATGGCTCTGCCCCGAAATGAAAATGCAAAAATTACATTCGTTCTTGGCGGAGCTCGTTCTGGTAAGTCGTCGTTTGCGGAAAAACTGGTTGAGGACTCAGGACTTCAGCCAGTTTATCTCGCAACAGGGCGCGCATTCGACACAGAAATGGAAAGCCGTATTTCCATTCATCGCAACCGTCGCGGGAGTGAATGGCAGACGGTGGAAGAGCCACTCGATCTTGTAGGGGCGCTTCAAAAACACGTGGGGCATGACCGTTTCGTGCTGGTCGATTGCCTAACGCTCTGGACAACCAATCTGATGATGGCAGAGCAGAATATCGCTGCTGAAACTAAGACGCTGATAGCGGCATTGCCTCAGCTTTCAGGTCCAGTTGTTTTCGTTTCCAACGAAGTTGGCTTGGGTATTGTGCCAGAAAATCGGATGGCGCGGGAGTTTCGCGATCATGCCGGTTTTTTGCATCAGGCTGTGGCATCAGTGGCGGATGAAGTTTATTTCATGGCGGCAGGTCTGCCGCTCAAAATGAAGGGATAA
- the cobN gene encoding cobaltochelatase subunit CobN yields MHLLLAQKGTIGDGNEAVDLGQTPADILFLSAADTELASISQAYKLVKNGPSLRLANFLSLTHPMSVDAYIERTAQHARLIVVRIIGGETYWPYGLEALHACAVLHGIKIAVLPGDDKPDYGLERFSTISLQERNALWQYLIEGGAANTSRFLDYCCALIDDSEKPEEAAPLLKAGLWWPNMVAPSLDLIRQQWKAADAPAAAIIFYRALVQSGQTQPVEALISALQGEGLNPVPIFVSSLKDRLSAAVVDGQFEDCQPDIVLNATGFAISSPGAERKPTVLDKRGNMVLQVIFSGTPKATWESSQQGLLARDLAMNVALPEVDGRVLSRAVSFKSAKQFDSAVEANIVTHEPDEGRVTFVAEQAANWVRLKRKKPEERRVALILANYPNRDGRLGNGVGLDTPAGTVEVMRAMAGEGYQVGDVPADSDAFMQLLMAGPTNAARDGRVIREVISLSQYKAFFKKLPNVIQQEIETRWGGPENDPFFDSELEGFALPLMKLGETIAGIQPARGYNIDPKETYHSPDLVPPHGYIAFYAYLRDVAKIDAIVHMGKHGNLEWLPGKALALSENCYPEAVFGPTPHVYPFIVNDPGEGTQAKRRAGAVIIDHLTPPLTRAESYGPLKDLEALVDEYYEASGVDPRRLLRLKAQILDLVRDIGLDRDAGIHDHDDEDMALQKLDAYLCDLKEMQIRDGLHIFGLAPEGRLLTDLLVALARVPRGIPVALGGLPGEQSLQRAIAKDAGLGEEFDPLDCAMADPWIGPKPALLLAASPASWRIKGDTVERIELLAAQFVEGEVDCPADWTQTNSVLQSINEHLRPMVTSCGPSEIEGFMSAISGRFVPPGPSGAPTRGRPDVLPTGRNFFSTDSRAVPTPAAWELGRKSAELLITRYTQDHGEWPTSFGLTAWGTSNMRTGGDDIAQALALIGIKPVWDMASRRVTGYEIVPIAKLGRPRVDVTLRISGFFRDAFPEQIVLFDKAVRAVGALDEEADANPIANRIKAEQARLIARGADEKTAERRAGYRIFGSKPGAYGAGLQALIDENGWAGRNDLAEAWLVWGGYAYGAGEEGQAERGLLEERLRSVQAVVQNQDNREHDLLDSDDYYQFEGGMAATVENLTGAMPTVYHNDHSRPEKPVIRTLEEELARVVRGRAANPKWIAGVMRHGYKGAAEIAATVDYLFAFAATTGKVGNHHFEAVYQAYIADRAVHDFMLDKNPAALSETASKLNDAIERGFWVPRSNSARFELENLMEYRTKTTM; encoded by the coding sequence ATGCATCTTTTACTTGCCCAGAAAGGAACGATAGGCGACGGCAATGAGGCCGTGGACCTCGGCCAGACGCCGGCTGACATATTGTTCCTTTCCGCTGCCGATACGGAGCTGGCTAGTATTTCACAGGCCTATAAGCTCGTGAAAAATGGGCCAAGCCTCCGGCTCGCCAATTTTCTAAGCCTCACACATCCCATGTCAGTCGACGCTTATATCGAGCGCACGGCACAACATGCGAGGCTTATTGTTGTGCGGATTATTGGTGGCGAGACCTATTGGCCTTATGGGCTTGAGGCGCTTCATGCCTGTGCGGTTTTACACGGCATCAAGATCGCAGTGCTGCCGGGTGATGATAAGCCTGATTACGGACTTGAACGGTTCTCAACTATTTCGTTGCAGGAGCGGAATGCTCTCTGGCAATATCTGATCGAAGGCGGAGCCGCCAATACGTCGCGCTTCCTTGATTATTGTTGCGCATTGATTGATGACAGCGAAAAGCCGGAAGAGGCTGCACCGCTTCTAAAAGCTGGGCTGTGGTGGCCCAATATGGTCGCGCCTTCGCTTGATCTCATCCGTCAGCAATGGAAGGCCGCTGATGCGCCTGCCGCGGCAATCATTTTTTATCGTGCGCTGGTGCAGAGCGGACAGACACAGCCAGTAGAAGCACTGATCAGTGCGTTGCAGGGTGAGGGCTTGAACCCTGTTCCGATTTTTGTTTCCAGCCTCAAGGATCGGCTTTCGGCGGCGGTTGTGGATGGCCAGTTTGAAGATTGCCAGCCGGATATTGTGCTCAATGCAACCGGCTTTGCGATTTCGTCGCCGGGGGCGGAGCGTAAACCCACTGTGCTTGATAAGCGCGGCAATATGGTTTTGCAGGTGATCTTTTCCGGTACGCCAAAGGCAACATGGGAATCGTCGCAGCAGGGTTTGCTGGCGCGTGATCTTGCGATGAATGTTGCATTGCCGGAAGTGGATGGTCGTGTGCTGTCGCGCGCAGTGTCGTTTAAATCGGCAAAGCAATTCGATAGCGCGGTTGAAGCCAATATCGTCACCCATGAACCGGATGAAGGTCGCGTGACTTTCGTTGCGGAACAGGCGGCAAACTGGGTGCGCCTGAAGCGTAAGAAGCCAGAAGAGCGCCGCGTTGCACTGATTCTTGCTAATTATCCGAACCGCGATGGCAGGCTGGGCAATGGTGTTGGGCTTGATACGCCAGCCGGAACAGTAGAAGTGATGCGCGCCATGGCAGGTGAGGGCTATCAGGTGGGTGATGTGCCTGCTGATAGTGATGCCTTCATGCAGCTTTTGATGGCCGGCCCAACCAATGCCGCACGTGATGGGCGTGTAATCCGCGAAGTTATTTCTCTGAGTCAATACAAAGCGTTTTTCAAAAAACTTCCCAATGTGATTCAGCAGGAAATTGAAACCCGCTGGGGCGGTCCGGAGAATGATCCGTTCTTTGATAGCGAGCTTGAAGGTTTTGCGCTGCCGCTCATGAAGCTTGGCGAAACCATTGCGGGAATTCAGCCAGCACGCGGTTATAATATCGATCCGAAAGAGACCTACCACTCGCCTGATCTGGTGCCGCCGCATGGTTATATCGCGTTCTACGCTTATCTGCGTGACGTAGCGAAGATTGATGCCATCGTGCATATGGGCAAGCATGGCAATCTGGAATGGCTGCCCGGTAAAGCCTTAGCGCTATCGGAAAATTGCTATCCAGAAGCGGTCTTCGGCCCTACGCCGCATGTCTATCCGTTTATCGTCAATGATCCGGGCGAAGGCACGCAAGCCAAACGTCGTGCGGGTGCTGTTATTATTGATCATTTGACACCGCCGCTGACGCGTGCCGAAAGCTATGGCCCGCTTAAAGATTTGGAAGCACTGGTTGATGAGTACTATGAGGCCTCGGGTGTTGATCCGCGCCGTTTGCTAAGGCTGAAAGCGCAGATACTTGATTTGGTGCGTGATATTGGTCTCGACCGCGATGCAGGCATTCACGACCATGACGATGAAGACATGGCGCTGCAAAAGCTTGATGCCTATCTCTGCGATCTCAAGGAAATGCAGATCCGCGATGGGCTGCATATTTTTGGTCTGGCCCCTGAAGGGCGTTTGCTCACCGATTTGCTGGTAGCACTGGCACGCGTTCCGCGTGGTATTCCTGTTGCGCTGGGTGGTTTGCCGGGCGAACAGAGTCTGCAACGCGCTATCGCAAAAGATGCAGGCCTTGGCGAAGAGTTTGATCCACTCGATTGTGCAATGGCTGATCCATGGATCGGGCCGAAGCCAGCATTGCTTTTGGCAGCAAGTCCTGCGAGCTGGCGTATTAAAGGTGATACGGTCGAACGTATTGAATTGCTTGCCGCGCAGTTTGTTGAGGGCGAGGTTGATTGTCCGGCAGATTGGACGCAGACGAATTCCGTGTTGCAGTCAATCAATGAACATTTGCGCCCGATGGTGACATCCTGCGGACCTTCAGAGATTGAAGGATTTATGTCTGCTATTTCAGGGCGTTTTGTGCCGCCGGGACCATCGGGTGCGCCGACACGTGGACGGCCAGATGTTTTGCCAACTGGTCGTAATTTCTTTTCGACCGATAGCCGAGCTGTGCCGACACCTGCCGCATGGGAGCTTGGTCGCAAATCTGCTGAATTGCTGATCACGCGTTATACGCAGGATCACGGCGAGTGGCCGACCTCGTTTGGCTTGACTGCTTGGGGCACGTCCAACATGCGCACAGGCGGCGATGATATTGCGCAGGCTTTGGCGCTGATCGGCATAAAACCTGTCTGGGATATGGCTTCTCGGCGTGTCACTGGCTACGAGATCGTGCCGATTGCCAAGCTTGGCCGCCCGCGCGTGGATGTGACGTTGCGTATTTCTGGCTTTTTCCGCGATGCTTTCCCTGAACAGATTGTACTGTTCGACAAGGCTGTGCGTGCCGTGGGTGCACTTGACGAAGAGGCGGATGCCAATCCGATTGCTAACCGCATCAAAGCCGAACAGGCGCGCCTTATCGCAAGAGGTGCAGATGAAAAGACTGCCGAGCGTCGCGCGGGCTATCGCATTTTCGGTTCAAAGCCCGGTGCCTATGGTGCTGGATTGCAGGCACTGATTGACGAAAATGGCTGGGCCGGTCGCAACGATCTGGCCGAAGCATGGCTCGTCTGGGGTGGATATGCCTATGGAGCGGGCGAAGAGGGTCAGGCGGAACGCGGTCTCCTCGAAGAGCGGCTTCGCTCTGTGCAGGCCGTGGTGCAGAATCAGGATAACCGTGAGCATGACCTGCTCGACAGTGATGACTATTACCAGTTTGAAGGTGGAATGGCCGCTACTGTTGAAAATCTGACTGGCGCGATGCCGACCGTCTATCACAATGATCATTCACGGCCCGAAAAGCCGGTTATCCGCACACTCGAAGAAGAGCTGGCGCGGGTTGTGCGCGGCCGTGCGGCGAACCCTAAATGGATCGCTGGCGTGATGCGTCATGGCTATAAGGGCGCTGCGGAAATTGCGGCCACCGTCGATTATCTTTTCGCTTTTGCAGCAACGACTGGCAAAGTTGGCAATCATCACTTCGAGGCTGTCTATCAGGCTTATATCGCTGATAGAGCGGTGCATGATTTCATGCTTGATAAAAACCCGGCTGCGCTGAGTGAAACCGCTTCAAAGCTCAACGATGCAATTGAACGTGGCTTTTGGGTGCCACGTTCCAATTCAGCACGGTTTGAGCTGGAAAACCTTATGGAGTATCGCACGAAAACGACGATGTGA